The Fusarium fujikuroi IMI 58289 draft genome, chromosome FFUJ_chr01 sequence TCGAGCTGGTTAGGGAGTTTGTGCGGCTGCTCTCGCTGGGCgcggccttgatcttcttgggctcttgTGCCGGGCGCTTGATGACTTCGAGGTAGGTAGATGGAAGATAGCCTTGGCGGCCGTCGCGGGATCGGCACTGCCACCATTCGCTGGGATTACCGGAGGGATCGTTTTTACTTAGGACGGCAACGAGGTCACCCTTTCTTGCCTCGAGCTCCATGCCTGTGTTCGGCTGAGGGAGGAAGTCGAAGGTGAGTCGGCAAAACTCAAGCTTAGCGGGGTCGACCGGCTGCTGTGATTCCATTGCCTGGGCCTGAAGACGCTTCTGCTCCTGCTCTTGTGAGGCAGCAAGCGTCCTGATCATCTTTGACATTAGGTAAGGAATACCAAAGGCGGCCaggacaaagaagagtaGGGGCTTCTTGCTGGCCTTCGCAGGAAGTGGGTTACCATCTGGTCCAACGCTCCGGCCTTCAAAGCGTGCAAATGCAGCTGGTGTGAGGGCAGTCGCATCGGCAGGCGGCGGCCGACCAGTAAGCTTGGCAATCAATGTACGAATCCAGCGCATCAATGTGAAGATGCCCAGCACAGAGCCCAGAGTATCCCTCAAATTACCAAATTGCTCAGCGACAGAGACCATGGCTAAGAACTGTTAGTTGACTATCTGTCCTGAACCATCACACTGACAAACTTaccgaagaagctggagtGAGTAGCCATGTAGGTACTCTCAAGCATCTGAGCGAAGCCTCCAAAGGCCGTGACAATGCCCTCGAGCATTTGGAAGGTAGCCTGAGTACTATTGTTGAAGGTGTTGGTCAAGCTGTTTTGGTCGCCAGGCATTCCCATGCCACCGCCGTACATGCCACCGCCCATGCCACCATACATGCCTCCTCCATAGCCACCGTAACCTCCGCCATACATGCTACCATAGCCACTCATGCCGCCCATACCGCCCATGCCAAATCGCGAGTAGGGGCTGGAATAGGGTGATGAGTAGGCGCCACCCATTGAGCTATACGGGGAGGAATTCATCCTGCTGTAATTGGCAGCGTTCTGATTGACCGTTGATgtgagagaagaaggtcgatTAGGAAGCGGAGGGGCAGAAGACGAATCGGTGATCGATGTTGTAGTTCCGGGTGCAACTGACGGCGAGATAGGCGATGTTGCTATAGTATAGTGAGTAGGAAGGCGCTTTAATGCGGGCAGTCAGGGAAAGGTGACTGGTAGAAGACATGGAAAAGGAGATAGTAAGAGAGAGGAATTGGTGAATGCGACTTACCAGCAGTCGCAGCCGCGCCAGGCTGCTCCCAGGGCTTGGGTGGAGAGGCCATGATATTGTCTTGTTATCGCAAGGAGGAAGGGTTCAAAAGCCGGGTTCGGACAATGGAGTACCGACAAACGGTATCACAGTGTCAGAAATCGAATGGGCTAGTTGTTGAGCCTCCTAGTAAAGCAGAGTTGTCTTGGTCGTTGGCCACTCCTCGTGACGTTTGGTGGTGGACCTCGGAAAGTGTACCGGACGCAAAATCGGAGACTGACTCCGTGATTATATGCAGCAGCCCCAGTTAGCGTAACCGCGGCGCGCGGGGACAACGGAGTTGCCTCGGGATACGGGGAAAAGAGCCGCCGATACCGAGATCTGATAAGACTGAGAGGGTCGCTATCTCTCAAGAATTGAAGACGCGCAAAAATTGGCGATGGTGACGGGCGTGGGCGTGGaggtgatgagaaggaggagggagacGAGATTGTCGCAGA is a genomic window containing:
- a CDS encoding related to peroxisomal membrane protein pex13, which encodes MASPPKPWEQPGAAATAATSPISPSVAPGTTTSITDSSSAPPLPNRPSSLTSTVNQNAANYSRMNSSPYSSMGGAYSSPYSSPYSRFGMGGMGGMSGYGSMYGGGYGGYGGGMYGGMGGGMYGGGMGMPGDQNSLTNTFNNSTQATFQMLEGIVTAFGGFAQMLESTYMATHSSFFAMVSVAEQFGNLRDTLGSVLGIFTLMRWIRTLIAKLTGRPPPADATALTPAAFARFEGRSVGPDGNPLPAKASKKPLLFFVLAAFGIPYLMSKMIRTLAASQEQEQKRLQAQAMESQQPVDPAKLEFCRLTFDFLPQPNTGMELEARKGDLVAVLSKNDPSGNPSEWWQCRSRDGRQGYLPSTYLEVIKRPAQEPKKIKAAPSESSRTNSLTSSIVRPEDGKSEYASADGMQRSHFYS